One Natrinema longum genomic window carries:
- a CDS encoding Zn-ribbon domain-containing OB-fold protein, whose product MTDGESDVADAGFDEWLAAAADGDATYLECANGHGSLPPRRVCPDCGSTDLAEADLPDTGDVRTFTVTHVPTPAFAEDAPYATAVVDFGPVSLTGQLVGIDLEDVETGLTVELEITVSETTGERVLSLRPV is encoded by the coding sequence ATGACCGACGGTGAATCCGACGTCGCCGACGCCGGCTTCGACGAGTGGCTCGCCGCCGCCGCGGATGGCGACGCCACCTACCTCGAGTGTGCCAACGGCCACGGTTCCCTCCCACCGCGACGCGTCTGTCCCGACTGTGGCTCGACCGACCTCGCGGAGGCAGACCTCCCCGACACCGGCGACGTGCGGACGTTTACCGTGACTCACGTCCCGACGCCGGCCTTCGCGGAAGACGCCCCGTATGCGACGGCCGTCGTCGACTTCGGCCCCGTTTCCCTGACCGGACAGCTCGTCGGGATCGATCTCGAGGACGTCGAGACCGGCCTGACCGTCGAACTCGAGATCACCGTTTCGGAGACGACGGGCGAGCGCGTACTCTCACTTCGCCCGGTCTAG
- a CDS encoding alpha/beta fold hydrolase produces the protein MKARAVLGGALGAVGGAVVGNYLLKRRASDLENPLPGIERTYRWRGIETTYTVAGDPNDPDMLLVHGIYAGANSHEFAPIVEQLAADYHVYAVDLPGFGRSERPPLVYSADLYGEFVRDFAGEITDEPIVVASSLSGTFVVEAADETEFERLVLICPTGETAEERPWLRTLLRAPIVGTTLYNLLASKPSIRYFYDRDGYYDSDRIDADEVQYAWNSAHQPGARYAPASFAAGTLDPAFDLGTELAALEPPTTLVWGRDAELVPLRDGRDLAEAADLDLVVIDYATQLPHAEHPDKFVEYLSAELPRADFDAHE, from the coding sequence ATGAAAGCACGAGCCGTCCTCGGTGGCGCTCTCGGCGCGGTCGGTGGCGCTGTCGTCGGTAACTACCTCCTGAAACGACGTGCGAGCGACCTCGAGAACCCGCTGCCCGGTATCGAACGGACGTATCGCTGGCGCGGGATCGAAACGACGTATACCGTCGCTGGCGACCCGAACGATCCGGATATGCTTCTGGTCCACGGGATCTACGCGGGTGCGAACAGCCACGAGTTCGCGCCGATCGTCGAACAACTGGCAGCGGACTACCACGTCTACGCCGTCGACCTCCCCGGGTTCGGTCGGTCCGAGCGACCGCCGCTGGTCTACTCCGCCGACCTCTATGGCGAGTTCGTTCGCGATTTCGCGGGGGAGATCACCGACGAACCGATCGTGGTCGCCTCGTCGCTGTCCGGCACGTTCGTCGTCGAAGCCGCCGACGAGACCGAGTTCGAACGGCTCGTCCTGATCTGTCCGACCGGCGAGACGGCCGAGGAGCGACCGTGGCTCCGCACCCTGCTGCGGGCACCGATCGTCGGCACGACGCTGTACAACCTGCTCGCGAGCAAGCCGTCGATCCGGTACTTCTACGACCGGGACGGCTACTACGATTCCGATCGGATCGACGCGGACGAGGTCCAGTACGCCTGGAACAGTGCCCACCAGCCCGGCGCACGCTACGCTCCTGCCTCCTTCGCCGCGGGCACCCTCGACCCGGCGTTCGACCTCGGGACGGAACTGGCCGCCCTCGAGCCGCCGACGACGTTGGTCTGGGGCCGGGACGCCGAACTCGTCCCGCTCCGGGACGGTCGCGACCTCGCCGAGGCGGCGGACCTCGATCTGGTCGTCATCGACTACGCGACGCAGTTGCCCCACGCCGAACATCCCGACAAGTTCGTCGAGTACCTGAGTGCGGAACTGCCACGAGCCGATTTCGACGCGCACGAATAG
- a CDS encoding DUF7541 family protein, producing MTDHSRPGETEPADPARPWPVLVAVGLAGSEVGIVVGLVPVAVGGLVVFAASVAGILADADYVDRPLVLAAEFGVVFVVVGAILVAHGSGTIPIRPLESLSGLASRGGTLVLAGLVTIVGAGIVGTQRE from the coding sequence ATGACCGATCACTCGAGGCCTGGGGAGACCGAACCGGCCGATCCCGCGAGGCCGTGGCCCGTTCTCGTGGCCGTCGGGCTCGCCGGTTCGGAGGTCGGCATCGTCGTCGGCCTCGTCCCCGTCGCCGTCGGCGGACTCGTCGTGTTCGCGGCGAGCGTCGCCGGCATCCTGGCGGACGCCGACTACGTCGACCGGCCCTTGGTGCTCGCTGCCGAATTCGGCGTCGTGTTCGTCGTCGTCGGGGCGATACTGGTCGCTCACGGGAGCGGGACGATCCCGATTCGCCCCCTCGAGTCGCTCTCGGGACTGGCGAGTCGCGGGGGGACACTCGTTCTCGCCGGCCTCGTGACGATCGTCGGAGCCGGGATCGTCGGTACCCAACGGGAATAG
- a CDS encoding DUF6684 family protein yields MSRRAFDAEIALDLAVNVLPFAIIAFFVVVFAVFNPWGFDPLQSTIQFAILVATMGTLAVVTLLAARVIETDERTRNGT; encoded by the coding sequence ATGAGTCGACGTGCCTTCGACGCGGAAATCGCGCTGGATCTGGCGGTCAACGTGCTCCCGTTCGCGATCATCGCGTTCTTCGTCGTGGTCTTTGCAGTCTTCAACCCGTGGGGGTTCGATCCGCTCCAGTCGACGATTCAGTTCGCCATCCTGGTGGCGACGATGGGCACGCTCGCGGTCGTAACGTTGCTCGCGGCTCGAGTGATCGAAACCGACGAGCGGACGCGAAACGGGACCTGA